The following proteins are co-located in the Limisphaerales bacterium genome:
- the trxA gene encoding thioredoxin — protein MASENVIVVSADNFESEVLQSDVPVFVDFWAPWCGPCKMLGPVIDQLADEYAGKAKVAKIDIETDDATKQLAVTHGVNGIPALMMFKGGEKVGELIGGQPKPALVGMIDNALA, from the coding sequence ATGGCTTCTGAAAACGTAATTGTTGTGAGCGCAGATAACTTCGAATCCGAAGTGCTGCAAAGTGATGTCCCCGTGTTCGTGGATTTCTGGGCACCGTGGTGCGGGCCGTGCAAAATGCTTGGGCCGGTGATTGATCAACTGGCCGACGAGTACGCCGGCAAGGCGAAGGTGGCGAAGATTGATATCGAGACGGACGACGCCACCAAACAGCTCGCCGTGACGCACGGCGTGAACGGCATCCCGGCGTTGATGATGTTTAAAGGCGGCGAAAAGGTCGGGGAACTGATCGGGGGCCAACCCAAACCCGCGCTGGTCGGCATGATCGACAACGCCCTCGCCTAA
- a CDS encoding aminotransferase class V-fold PLP-dependent enzyme, whose translation MNLPELQNDEALRQREFPVCTDKVYLAHAGVSPVPACVERAVAAAVSAAAREDQEEGLGALLRQTRTRASELLGADPSEVALLGPTTAGLSAVAAGLDWQAGDEVLIYQDDFPVNVYPWLALETRGVTVRRLQTPALGQITPELVLAQLTDKTRLVALASCHFVSGWRIDHDAIGRELRARDILFCLDAIQTLGAFPTTVEHVDFLAADAHKWLLGPCAAGVFYVRRDLQDRLAPQAFGWNNVRCPGYVAQEQMTLRTDARRYEAGSFNILGITGLNAALGLLLEVGIDTIAADLTTKRAWLVDALRAKDFEILFPEAQAGITSCSREGTEMKALGETLAAENIVASVRTERSGRDYLRFSPHFYNTPAELERAVALL comes from the coding sequence GTGAACCTCCCCGAGCTTCAAAACGACGAAGCGCTGCGACAGCGCGAATTTCCCGTATGCACGGACAAGGTTTACTTGGCCCACGCCGGGGTGTCGCCGGTGCCGGCGTGCGTGGAACGCGCGGTGGCGGCCGCCGTTAGCGCTGCTGCACGGGAAGATCAGGAAGAGGGTTTGGGCGCTTTGCTCCGTCAAACCCGCACGCGCGCCAGCGAATTGCTGGGAGCTGATCCCTCCGAAGTGGCGCTGTTAGGGCCCACCACCGCCGGTCTCAGTGCCGTGGCGGCGGGGCTGGATTGGCAGGCGGGCGATGAGGTGCTGATTTATCAGGACGACTTTCCGGTGAACGTCTACCCGTGGTTGGCGCTGGAAACGCGCGGCGTGACGGTGCGACGTTTGCAAACGCCCGCGCTGGGGCAGATCACGCCGGAGTTGGTGCTGGCACAACTCACGGACAAAACTCGCCTCGTCGCGCTGGCTTCGTGTCATTTCGTTTCCGGCTGGCGTATTGACCACGATGCCATTGGGCGCGAACTGCGCGCGCGCGATATTTTGTTTTGCCTCGACGCCATCCAGACGCTCGGCGCGTTTCCCACCACTGTGGAGCACGTGGACTTCCTTGCCGCCGATGCCCACAAGTGGCTGCTCGGCCCGTGCGCGGCCGGTGTGTTTTATGTGCGGCGTGATTTGCAGGATCGCCTCGCGCCGCAGGCCTTTGGCTGGAACAACGTGCGCTGCCCCGGTTACGTCGCGCAGGAGCAAATGACCCTCCGCACCGATGCCCGCCGTTACGAGGCTGGTAGCTTCAACATCCTCGGCATCACCGGCCTCAATGCCGCGCTCGGGCTGCTGCTCGAAGTGGGCATCGACACCATTGCCGCCGACCTCACCACCAAGCGCGCGTGGCTCGTTGACGCACTGCGCGCGAAGGATTTTGAAATACTTTTCCCCGAGGCCCAAGCCGGCATCACCTCCTGCTCGCGCGAAGGTACGGAAATGAAAGCGCTTGGCGAAACACTTGCTGCCGAAAACATCGTCGCCTCCGTCCGCACCGAACGCAGCGGCCGCGATTACCTTCGCTTCTCGCCGCATTTTTACAACACCCCCGCCGAGCTGGAACGCGCGGTGGCGTTGCTTTAA
- a CDS encoding SUMF1/EgtB/PvdO family nonheme iron enzyme: MRQTLLLIAAVAMVGCGKKTTPAEPETNAEPEPEAKIPTNAFVNTLGMPFVPVPGTDVQFCIWETRVKDYAAYAAANAGVDGSWKQPEFKQTDTHPVVNVNWNDAQAFCAWLTKMELAAEKIQAGQKYRLPTDAEWSVAVGLTEEQGSTPAEKTERIQGVYVWGNTWPPPKGAGNFNLEQNSDKFEKTSPVGSFEVKLNGLYDLSGNAWEFCEDWSDPEEKQFRVMRGASWDNFSPGGLLLSYRYWNTPDSRYITFGFRCVLAGGSGR; encoded by the coding sequence ATGCGGCAAACCCTTCTTTTAATAGCAGCGGTGGCGATGGTGGGGTGTGGGAAGAAAACCACTCCGGCGGAACCTGAAACCAATGCCGAACCCGAGCCGGAAGCAAAGATTCCCACCAACGCTTTTGTCAACACGCTGGGGATGCCCTTCGTGCCGGTTCCGGGTACGGACGTTCAGTTTTGCATATGGGAAACGCGGGTGAAGGACTACGCGGCGTACGCCGCGGCGAATGCGGGGGTGGACGGGAGTTGGAAGCAACCTGAATTCAAGCAGACGGACACCCACCCAGTGGTGAATGTTAACTGGAATGATGCACAGGCATTTTGCGCATGGCTGACAAAAATGGAGTTGGCAGCGGAAAAAATCCAAGCTGGCCAGAAGTACCGTTTACCCACGGATGCGGAATGGAGCGTGGCAGTGGGTTTGACAGAGGAGCAAGGAAGCACCCCTGCTGAAAAGACCGAAAGAATACAGGGCGTGTATGTATGGGGTAATACGTGGCCACCGCCAAAGGGGGCGGGGAATTTCAACCTAGAGCAGAACTCGGACAAGTTTGAGAAAACCTCACCTGTTGGAAGTTTTGAGGTCAAATTGAATGGCCTTTATGATTTAAGTGGGAATGCATGGGAATTTTGTGAGGATTGGAGTGACCCAGAAGAGAAACAATTCCGAGTGATGCGAGGTGCATCTTGGGACAATTTCAGTCCCGGTGGTTTGTTATTGTCCTATCGTTATTGGAACACTCCTGACTCTCGCTATATTACTTTCGGTTTTCGGTGTGTGTTGGCGGGTGGTTCCGGTAGGTGA
- the carB gene encoding carbamoyl-phosphate synthase large subunit — protein sequence MDLELLTKAKAYGFSDRQIAHLTGSTEDAVRAERKAAGLVPSYRLVDTCAAEFEAYTPYYYSTYDRGDDEIDASDRKKVMILGGGPNRIGQGIEFDYCCVHAAFALKEDGFETLMVNSNPETVSTDYDTSDKLFFEPLTLEDVLHIYEREQCWGVIAQFGGQTPLNLALGLQANGVNILGTSPQSIERAEDREMFAAMLRKLDIPQPPNGLATNEEEAVAAAHKLDYPVLVRPSFVLGGRAMQIVYSDSELRHYMQHAVEASPERPVLVDKFLEDATEVDVDCIADAKDGTIVIGGMLEHVEFAGVHSGDAAMVLPPHELSQSAIDTMREYTHAMARELEVTGLMNVQYAVKDEIVYVLEVNPRASRTIPFVSKAIGKPLAKLAAQVMAGAKLSELGFTEEIWPSYWAVKESVFPFNKFVGQDIILSPEMRSTGEVMGLDADLGVAYAKSQMAASSPLPLEGKVFISVSDAHKATVPALAKDFVDLGFELVATGGTANVIEESGLQVERVNKLAEGRPNSLDLLKNNELQLVINTPTGEVPRSDEVQIRTTAVYTGTPIMTTISSAKAAVNGIRALKKAGYGVRTVQEFH from the coding sequence ATGGATTTGGAACTATTAACGAAGGCGAAGGCTTACGGGTTTTCGGACCGGCAGATTGCGCATCTGACGGGGAGCACGGAGGATGCGGTGCGGGCGGAGCGCAAGGCGGCGGGGCTGGTACCGAGCTATCGGCTGGTGGATACGTGCGCGGCGGAGTTCGAGGCGTACACGCCTTACTATTACTCCACATACGACCGCGGGGATGACGAGATTGATGCGTCGGATCGCAAGAAGGTCATGATCCTCGGCGGCGGCCCGAACCGGATTGGGCAGGGGATCGAGTTTGATTATTGCTGCGTGCACGCGGCGTTCGCGCTGAAGGAGGATGGGTTCGAGACGTTGATGGTGAATTCGAATCCGGAAACAGTTTCCACCGATTACGACACGAGCGATAAACTGTTTTTCGAACCGCTCACGCTGGAGGATGTGCTGCACATTTATGAGCGCGAACAATGCTGGGGCGTCATCGCGCAATTCGGCGGACAAACGCCGCTCAATCTCGCGCTTGGTTTGCAGGCCAACGGCGTGAACATTCTGGGCACCAGCCCGCAGAGCATCGAGCGCGCGGAGGATCGCGAGATGTTTGCCGCCATGCTGCGTAAGCTGGATATCCCGCAACCGCCCAACGGCTTGGCCACCAATGAGGAGGAAGCGGTGGCCGCCGCGCACAAGCTGGATTATCCGGTGCTGGTGCGGCCGTCCTTCGTGCTCGGCGGGCGCGCGATGCAGATTGTCTATTCGGACAGCGAGCTGCGCCATTATATGCAGCACGCGGTGGAGGCCTCGCCGGAACGGCCGGTGTTGGTGGATAAATTTTTGGAAGACGCCACGGAGGTGGATGTGGACTGCATCGCGGATGCCAAGGACGGCACGATCGTCATCGGCGGGATGCTTGAGCACGTGGAGTTTGCCGGCGTGCACTCGGGCGATGCGGCGATGGTGCTGCCGCCGCACGAGCTGTCGCAATCGGCCATCGACACGATGCGCGAGTACACGCACGCGATGGCGCGCGAGCTGGAGGTCACCGGTCTGATGAACGTGCAGTACGCGGTGAAGGACGAGATTGTTTATGTGCTGGAGGTTAACCCGCGCGCGTCGCGGACGATTCCGTTTGTCAGCAAAGCCATCGGTAAACCACTGGCCAAGCTCGCCGCGCAGGTGATGGCCGGCGCAAAGCTCAGTGAGCTTGGGTTCACAGAGGAAATTTGGCCGAGCTATTGGGCCGTGAAAGAGTCGGTATTTCCGTTTAATAAGTTCGTCGGGCAGGACATTATTCTCAGCCCCGAGATGCGCTCCACCGGCGAGGTGATGGGGCTCGATGCCGACCTCGGCGTGGCCTATGCCAAAAGCCAAATGGCCGCCAGCTCGCCGTTGCCGCTGGAAGGCAAGGTGTTTATCAGCGTGAGCGACGCGCACAAGGCCACCGTGCCCGCGTTGGCGAAGGACTTTGTGGATCTCGGCTTCGAGCTGGTCGCCACCGGCGGCACGGCAAATGTTATTGAGGAGTCGGGCCTGCAAGTGGAGCGCGTGAACAAGCTCGCCGAAGGCCGGCCGAACTCGCTCGATTTGCTAAAGAACAACGAGCTGCAACTCGTCATCAATACTCCCACGGGCGAAGTGCCGCGCAGTGACGAAGTGCAAATCCGCACCACCGCCGTCTACACCGGCACGCCCATCATGACGACCATCAGCAGCGCCAAGGCTGCGGTGAACGGAATCCGCGCCCTCAAAAAAGCCGGCTACGGCGTGCGGACGGTGCAGGAGTTTCATTGA
- the pabB gene encoding aminodeoxychorismate synthase component I, with product MRPLIEHARTRHTPETLAEQLRGLPGLMLLRSDGEATDQARYSFVVARPFLTFRAWGSRCELRTDHHRAIQFGNPWNALEQLLERYELIDEIDLPFPLGGCFGYWGYDLKNFVEPRLRARAVNDLELPDCAVGFYDSLAIFDHHLGKTWLVATGLAADGSRNETRARQQADWWHEQLGKDACHRAPNRFEKNTDEVELAPPVPSSNFTRDQFINATRRALDYIRAGDIYQVNLSQRLTAPWPGGGWEFYRALHAASPAPFGAFLDAGDFQITSSSPERFLRLSGQHIQTRPIKGTRPRDADPQRDAQLAYELQSSEKERAELVMITDLLRNDLGRVCEFGSIAVPELMRLEKFAQVQHLVSTVEGRLRPELSHLAALRECFPGGSITGAPKFRAMEIIDELEPVTRGPYTGSLGYLGFNRESQFNIAIRTAIVRDGQVHFQVGAGIVADSDPEMEYEETLAKADGFVEALSFTSEARKEMTNSQ from the coding sequence ATGCGTCCGCTGATCGAGCATGCCCGCACGCGCCATACGCCAGAGACTCTGGCGGAGCAACTGCGCGGCCTGCCCGGCCTGATGCTGCTGCGCAGTGACGGCGAGGCGACCGATCAGGCGCGCTATTCGTTTGTCGTGGCGCGGCCGTTTTTGACGTTCCGCGCGTGGGGAAGCCGCTGCGAGTTACGCACGGACCACCATCGCGCGATTCAATTTGGCAACCCGTGGAACGCACTGGAGCAATTGCTCGAGCGGTATGAGTTGATTGACGAGATCGATTTGCCCTTTCCGCTGGGTGGCTGCTTTGGCTACTGGGGCTACGACCTGAAAAATTTTGTCGAACCCCGCCTGCGCGCGCGCGCGGTGAATGACCTCGAGCTGCCCGATTGTGCGGTGGGCTTTTACGATAGCCTCGCCATCTTCGATCATCACCTCGGCAAAACCTGGCTGGTTGCCACCGGCCTCGCCGCTGATGGGTCGCGCAACGAAACCCGCGCCCGCCAACAGGCCGATTGGTGGCACGAACAGCTTGGGAAGGACGCCTGCCACCGCGCCCCAAATCGATTCGAAAAAAACACGGACGAGGTGGAACTCGCCCCTCCCGTTCCCTCCTCCAACTTCACCCGCGACCAATTCATCAACGCCACCCGCCGCGCCCTTGATTACATTCGCGCCGGCGACATTTACCAAGTCAACCTCTCCCAACGCCTCACGGCGCCTTGGCCCGGAGGAGGTTGGGAGTTTTATCGGGCGTTGCATGCCGCCAGTCCGGCGCCGTTTGGGGCGTTCCTCGATGCGGGTGATTTTCAGATTACCTCGTCCAGTCCAGAGCGTTTTCTACGTCTCAGCGGTCAACACATCCAGACGCGCCCCATCAAAGGCACCCGTCCGCGGGATGCCGATCCGCAACGCGACGCGCAGCTTGCGTACGAACTCCAATCCAGCGAGAAGGAGCGCGCGGAGCTGGTAATGATCACCGACCTGTTGCGCAACGACCTCGGGCGTGTGTGCGAGTTTGGCAGCATCGCCGTGCCGGAGCTGATGCGGCTGGAAAAATTCGCTCAAGTGCAGCACCTCGTCTCCACGGTCGAAGGCCGATTACGTCCGGAGCTTTCGCATCTTGCGGCGTTGCGCGAGTGTTTCCCCGGCGGCAGCATCACCGGCGCGCCGAAGTTTCGCGCGATGGAGATCATTGATGAACTCGAGCCCGTCACCCGCGGCCCCTACACCGGCAGCCTTGGCTACCTAGGCTTCAACCGCGAGAGCCAGTTCAACATCGCCATCCGCACCGCCATCGTGCGTGACGGTCAAGTGCACTTCCAAGTAGGCGCCGGCATCGTGGCGGATTCCGATCCGGAAATGGAATACGAGGAAACGTTGGCGAAGGCGGACGGGTTTGTTGAAGCGCTTTCTTTTACCTCAGAGGCACGGAAAGAAATGACCAATTCCCAATGA
- a CDS encoding TIGR00730 family Rossman fold protein, whose amino-acid sequence MARTKKPKKSANRFVHEDPWRVFRIMSEFVEGFDEMSHIGPAVTIFGSARTKPRDRFYKSTVDLSKRLAENNYAVITGGGPGIMEAANKGAADGGGRSVGLNIKLPFEQCGNKYANVSVDFHYFFARKVCLAKYSTAFVYMPGGFGTMDELFEVLTLVQTGKVPRFPIICFGRSYWSGLFKWANSTLKRGKYISPNDTDLVTITDSPAKAVKIINDYHNRAGHQTTPPSAFA is encoded by the coding sequence ATGGCCAGAACCAAAAAGCCCAAGAAATCCGCCAACCGTTTCGTGCACGAAGACCCGTGGCGCGTGTTCCGCATTATGTCCGAATTCGTCGAGGGCTTTGACGAGATGTCGCACATCGGCCCCGCCGTCACCATTTTCGGCTCCGCCCGCACCAAACCGCGCGATCGATTTTATAAATCCACCGTGGATCTTTCCAAACGCTTGGCCGAAAACAACTACGCCGTCATCACCGGCGGCGGCCCCGGCATCATGGAGGCCGCCAACAAAGGCGCGGCCGATGGCGGCGGGCGTTCGGTGGGGCTCAATATCAAACTGCCCTTCGAGCAATGCGGCAACAAGTACGCCAATGTCTCCGTGGACTTCCATTATTTTTTCGCACGCAAAGTGTGCCTCGCAAAATACAGCACCGCGTTTGTTTATATGCCCGGCGGCTTTGGCACGATGGATGAATTATTCGAAGTGCTCACTCTCGTGCAAACCGGAAAGGTCCCGCGTTTCCCAATCATTTGTTTCGGCCGCAGCTATTGGAGCGGCCTGTTCAAATGGGCCAACAGCACGCTCAAGCGCGGCAAATACATCAGCCCGAATGATACCGATCTCGTGACCATCACCGACAGCCCCGCCAAAGCCGTGAAGATCATCAATGACTATCACAACCGCGCCGGCCACCAAACCACGCCGCCTTCCGCCTTCGCCTGA
- the der gene encoding ribosome biogenesis GTPase Der, with amino-acid sequence MPGTIAIVGRPNVGKSALFNRIAGRRIAIVHDQAGVTRDRITAEAEWAGRAFTLVDTGGIGLIPGEKSQDIIASATVEQVDLAIEAADAIIFVVNVQEGIVPLDEEVAQHLRQSGKPTFLAVNKADHQTAADNAVEFAALGFEHIFPVSALHDRGTSVLMDPLLKHLPEADEPSLNPQPSTLNLAVVGRPNVGKSSIINALTESDRVIVSEIPGTTRDAVDVPFTIETEGRVQHCQLIDTAGLRKKRRVKDSLEYFSVTRTAEAIKRCDIAVLVVDAETGIVEQDKKIADLITRSHRACIVVINKWDLTTDAVKEARKKEIVSRRKKDRHRDDRTKRLTMLSEFGSWVQEQLFFLDYAPVIFTSAKSGFHLDRLLEAIRYVADQWKQKVPTPLLNRTLQDALDRRPPPNKAGKRFKLYYATQTNQAPPTFTMFVNAPEVYTDNYDKYLTRHMRNAFGYEGCPLRILVKARPKSIESVRRGKKGALSIEAKKANNEL; translated from the coding sequence ATGCCTGGAACTATTGCCATTGTGGGTCGCCCGAATGTCGGCAAATCCGCGTTGTTTAACCGGATTGCCGGCCGCCGCATTGCGATTGTGCACGATCAAGCGGGGGTGACGCGCGACCGAATCACCGCCGAGGCCGAATGGGCCGGACGGGCGTTTACGCTCGTGGATACCGGCGGTATCGGCCTCATTCCGGGCGAAAAATCTCAGGACATCATCGCCAGCGCCACGGTGGAACAGGTGGATTTGGCCATCGAGGCGGCGGATGCCATTATTTTTGTGGTGAATGTGCAGGAAGGCATTGTGCCGCTCGACGAAGAAGTGGCCCAACATCTCCGCCAGAGCGGCAAGCCGACATTCCTCGCAGTCAACAAAGCCGACCACCAAACCGCCGCCGACAACGCCGTGGAATTTGCCGCACTGGGCTTCGAGCATATTTTTCCCGTCAGCGCCCTGCACGATCGCGGCACCTCCGTCCTAATGGACCCTCTCCTCAAGCACTTGCCGGAGGCTGACGAGCCCTCTCTCAATCCTCAACCCTCAACTCTCAACCTCGCGGTCGTTGGCCGCCCAAATGTCGGCAAATCCTCCATCATCAACGCCCTCACCGAAAGTGACCGCGTGATCGTCAGCGAAATTCCCGGCACCACGCGCGATGCGGTGGATGTCCCCTTTACCATCGAAACTGAAGGTCGCGTGCAACATTGCCAGCTCATCGACACCGCCGGCCTACGTAAAAAACGCCGCGTGAAGGACAGCCTCGAATACTTCAGCGTCACCCGCACTGCCGAAGCCATCAAACGCTGCGACATCGCGGTGCTTGTCGTGGATGCCGAAACGGGCATTGTGGAGCAGGACAAAAAAATTGCCGACCTCATCACCCGCAGCCACCGCGCGTGCATTGTGGTTATCAACAAATGGGATCTCACCACCGACGCCGTGAAGGAGGCGCGCAAAAAGGAAATCGTCAGCCGCCGCAAAAAAGACCGCCACCGCGATGACCGCACGAAACGGTTGACGATGCTTTCGGAGTTCGGCAGTTGGGTTCAGGAACAATTGTTCTTCCTCGATTACGCCCCCGTGATTTTTACCAGTGCCAAGTCCGGTTTTCATCTCGACCGATTGCTGGAAGCCATCCGTTACGTGGCCGATCAATGGAAGCAAAAAGTCCCCACGCCGCTGCTCAACCGCACGCTGCAAGACGCCCTCGATCGCCGCCCACCACCCAACAAAGCCGGCAAACGCTTCAAACTTTATTACGCCACACAAACCAATCAAGCGCCGCCCACGTTCACAATGTTTGTGAATGCCCCCGAAGTGTACACGGATAACTACGACAAATATCTGACCCGCCATATGCGCAACGCCTTTGGTTACGAAGGTTGTCCCCTGCGAATACTCGTCAAAGCCCGCCCCAAATCTATCGAGTCCGTGCGACGCGGGAAAAAGGGTGCCCTGAGTATTGAGGCGAAAAAAGCGAACAATGAACTGTAA